Proteins co-encoded in one Alcanivorax sp. genomic window:
- a CDS encoding Rieske (2Fe-2S) protein yields MRYELCASNEIPEGKSKAMQAGETKLVVYHLSDGFFATQARCPHVFASLGKGKILDDKCVQCPLHRARFDIRTGAVEEWANFPPGVQLLNVVRGEKDLETWPVSEENGQLFVEI; encoded by the coding sequence ATGCGTTACGAACTCTGTGCCAGCAATGAGATACCGGAAGGAAAGAGCAAGGCCATGCAGGCCGGTGAGACCAAGTTGGTGGTGTATCACCTCAGCGATGGTTTCTTTGCTACCCAGGCCCGGTGCCCCCATGTCTTTGCCTCTCTGGGCAAGGGCAAGATCCTGGATGACAAGTGTGTCCAATGCCCGTTGCACCGGGCGCGTTTTGATATCCGTACCGGTGCCGTGGAAGAGTGGGCCAATTTCCCGCCGGGGGTACAATTGCTGAATGTGGTGCGCGGCGAAAAGGACCTGGAAACCTGGCCGGTGAGCGAAGAAAACGGTCAGTTGTTTGTGGAGATCTGA
- a CDS encoding CbiX/SirB N-terminal domain-containing protein has product MSKALLIMAHGSRSETANDEFRALVERVAEAAHASGQEYVAVIPCFLELAKPSLIEAIQQLEHQPVEAVQLYPLFFNKGKHVGRDIPAQIEEARERFPDLDIELLDYFGNSEGLAELVLSHIGRQGG; this is encoded by the coding sequence ATGTCCAAAGCCCTGTTAATCATGGCCCACGGCAGCCGCAGTGAAACGGCGAATGATGAATTTCGCGCTCTGGTAGAGAGAGTGGCGGAAGCGGCCCATGCCAGTGGGCAGGAGTATGTCGCAGTGATTCCCTGCTTTCTGGAGCTGGCGAAACCCTCTTTGATTGAAGCCATTCAACAGCTGGAGCATCAGCCGGTGGAGGCCGTTCAGCTGTACCCATTGTTCTTCAACAAGGGAAAGCATGTGGGGCGGGACATTCCTGCACAGATTGAGGAGGCGCGGGAGCGGTTTCCTGATCTGGATATCGAGCTACTGGATTACTTTGGAAATTCAGAGGGGTTGGCGGAGCTGGTGTTGTCGCATATTGGAAGGCAGGGCGGGTAG
- a CDS encoding DUF4112 domain-containing protein, which yields MAVSEEKQRAALARLDKFSRFTDSSIGIPFTKFRFGAEALIGLIPGIGDVAGLALSSYVLIEAQRVGASNKVKLRMVRNMLIDFAGGLLPVVGDAFDAIYKANTRNTALLRRYLEEQLEIEPPPKPFPWGTLIGLSILFAILTGGLTLIF from the coding sequence ATGGCGGTCAGTGAAGAAAAGCAGCGTGCAGCGCTGGCGCGGCTGGACAAGTTCAGCCGTTTTACCGACAGCAGCATCGGTATCCCTTTCACAAAATTCCGCTTCGGTGCGGAGGCCCTGATTGGCCTGATTCCCGGGATCGGTGATGTGGCGGGCCTCGCGCTTTCCAGCTATGTGCTGATTGAGGCACAGCGGGTGGGGGCCAGTAACAAGGTCAAGTTGCGCATGGTGCGCAACATGCTTATCGATTTCGCCGGTGGTCTGTTGCCAGTGGTGGGGGATGCCTTCGATGCCATCTACAAAGCCAATACCCGCAACACCGCCCTGCTACGCCGCTACCTGGAAGAACAACTGGAAATCGAACCGCCACCCAAGCCATTCCCCTGGGGTACCCTGATTGGCCTGTCGATTTTGTTCGCCATTTTGACTGGCGGTTTGACACTGATTTTTTGA
- a CDS encoding 2-hydroxyacid dehydrogenase, with protein MQGVFLDSETVNPDELNFSALEALMSWTFFPFTDPAQRVERLQGAQVVITNKVVLDAATLAACPSLKLICICATGTNNVDLNAAREQGIVVCNVSGYARASVAQHSLMLMLTLATHGLQYDRAVKRGDWSAGRQFCLLDYPIMELAGKTLGVIGYGDLGRETARLAEAFGMKIAVAQSFSGNSHQERLPLSELLPQADVVSLHCPLTSQTDKLVDTAFLSQMKPGALLINTARGGLVDEPALAEALRSGQLGGAGLDVLSSEPPPRDHVLLADDIPNLILTPHNAWGTRECRQRLLDGVVSNIRNWQAGTPTNVVN; from the coding sequence ATGCAGGGTGTTTTTCTTGACTCGGAAACCGTCAACCCCGATGAACTGAACTTCTCTGCCCTTGAGGCATTGATGTCCTGGACCTTTTTCCCCTTTACGGACCCGGCGCAGCGCGTTGAGCGTCTTCAGGGGGCGCAGGTGGTGATCACCAACAAGGTGGTGCTGGATGCCGCTACCCTGGCCGCCTGTCCGTCCCTCAAGCTTATCTGCATTTGTGCCACGGGTACCAATAATGTGGACCTGAATGCCGCCCGTGAGCAAGGCATTGTGGTGTGCAATGTGTCCGGCTATGCCCGGGCGTCGGTGGCGCAACACAGCTTGATGCTGATGCTCACCCTGGCCACGCATGGCCTCCAGTACGACCGGGCAGTGAAGCGGGGAGACTGGAGTGCGGGCCGACAGTTCTGTCTGCTGGATTATCCGATCATGGAGCTGGCAGGGAAAACACTTGGGGTGATTGGTTATGGTGATCTTGGCAGGGAGACCGCACGGCTGGCGGAAGCCTTCGGCATGAAGATAGCGGTGGCGCAATCGTTCAGCGGCAACAGCCATCAGGAACGCCTCCCGTTGAGTGAGTTGTTGCCACAGGCGGATGTGGTAAGCCTGCACTGCCCCCTTACCTCACAGACCGACAAGCTGGTGGATACTGCCTTCCTGTCGCAGATGAAACCGGGTGCACTGCTGATCAATACCGCCCGGGGCGGTCTGGTGGATGAACCTGCCCTGGCGGAGGCGCTGCGCAGCGGGCAATTGGGCGGCGCCGGACTGGATGTGCTCAGCAGCGAACCGCCACCGCGGGATCATGTGTTACTGGCCGACGACATTCCCAACCTGATCCTCACCCCGCATAACGCCTGGGGTACCCGCGAATGCAGGCAACGGTTACTGGATGGGGTAGTCAGCAATATCCGGAACTGGCAGGCGGGAACGCCGACGAATGTGGTCAATTGA
- a CDS encoding BPTI/Kunitz domain-containing protein: MRYLILSVVFAMLGLLAACQNHNAESPLPDACYQPPESGMCKASFQRYYHDPESGTCHSFIWGGCKGSVPFETLEECVTTCNASPDQGSASYSGKGAPR; the protein is encoded by the coding sequence ATGCGTTATCTCATTCTGTCTGTCGTTTTTGCCATGCTCGGCCTGTTGGCCGCGTGCCAGAACCATAATGCGGAAAGCCCGCTGCCCGACGCCTGCTACCAGCCGCCGGAATCCGGCATGTGCAAAGCCTCTTTCCAGCGCTATTACCACGACCCCGAGAGCGGCACCTGCCACAGCTTCATTTGGGGCGGCTGCAAGGGCAGCGTGCCGTTCGAGACCCTGGAAGAATGCGTCACCACCTGTAACGCCAGTCCGGACCAGGGTAGCGCCTCCTACAGCGGCAAAGGGGCGCCGCGATGA
- a CDS encoding DUF523 domain-containing protein has protein sequence MLTDLLEKMGIPAPQQEWQKPVIGVSACLTGQKVRYDGDHKHNGIVMHQLVPLLRFRETCPEVSIGLPIPRPPIHVVQLGEQQNVRAVADSSLDYTTALEQVAAGLGEPLCGFVLKARSPSCGHLTTPLHDEYGNEIATGSGAFARKLHELYPRIALANESDLEKPTFLQQFVLQVFCYQQWHHNDHQGSWLQQRLEKSELLDEPLRTNVQHYLSRLSQAMH, from the coding sequence ATGCTAACGGATCTGCTGGAAAAAATGGGGATTCCTGCACCACAGCAGGAGTGGCAAAAACCGGTGATCGGGGTCAGCGCCTGTCTCACCGGCCAGAAGGTCCGCTATGACGGTGACCACAAACACAACGGCATCGTCATGCACCAGCTCGTCCCCTTGCTGCGCTTTCGGGAAACCTGCCCCGAGGTCAGCATTGGTCTGCCCATTCCGCGCCCACCGATTCACGTGGTACAGCTGGGAGAGCAACAGAACGTAAGGGCGGTGGCAGACAGCAGCCTGGATTACACCACAGCATTGGAGCAGGTAGCCGCCGGGCTGGGCGAGCCGCTGTGTGGCTTTGTGCTCAAGGCGCGCTCACCCAGCTGTGGGCACCTGACCACACCGCTGCATGACGAATATGGCAATGAAATTGCCACCGGCTCCGGAGCCTTCGCCCGCAAACTCCACGAACTCTACCCGCGCATCGCCCTGGCCAACGAAAGCGACCTGGAAAAGCCCACCTTCCTGCAGCAGTTTGTCCTGCAGGTTTTCTGCTACCAGCAATGGCATCACAACGATCACCAGGGTAGCTGGCTGCAGCAACGACTGGAAAAAAGCGAGTTGCTGGATGAACCGCTGCGAACCAATGTTCAGCATTACCTGTCCCGCCTCAGCCAAGCAATGCACTAA
- a CDS encoding mechanosensitive ion channel domain-containing protein translates to MKWLLTAVILVLGWALSALLRGITTRLGRRRDYSRARIFQTAVVINSACLVISLIAVGVLWGLKGDGLMVFATSLMALLGVALFASWSMLSNATAAIILFFSAPYRVGDRIRLLDGDNTVTGQIRHMGLIFITVQDELGHRYTLPNNLLLQKTVIRLKNDTLPRDQKHMRAD, encoded by the coding sequence ATGAAGTGGCTGCTGACCGCCGTCATTCTGGTATTGGGCTGGGCTCTGTCTGCCCTGCTGAGGGGCATCACCACGCGACTGGGGCGGCGCCGGGACTACAGCCGGGCGCGTATTTTCCAGACCGCGGTGGTGATCAACAGCGCCTGCCTGGTGATCAGCCTGATCGCCGTCGGCGTGCTATGGGGCCTGAAAGGCGATGGCCTGATGGTGTTCGCCACCTCACTAATGGCGCTGCTGGGTGTGGCGCTGTTTGCCAGCTGGTCCATGCTCAGTAATGCTACCGCCGCCATCATCCTGTTTTTCAGCGCACCGTACCGGGTGGGTGACCGCATCCGCCTGCTTGACGGCGACAATACGGTCACAGGTCAGATCCGTCACATGGGCCTGATCTTCATCACCGTCCAGGACGAACTGGGACACCGCTATACCCTGCCCAATAATCTGCTATTGCAGAAAACCGTGATCCGTCTGAAGAACGACACGTTGCCAAGGGATCAGAAACACATGCGGGCGGATTGA
- a CDS encoding DUF2057 domain-containing protein — translation MLSLRLTAVTLFTLLLCACAQSPVVQLYDGPAQSDNKVVTVRVPSELEVFTINGEEVEGVNTFFATDFKDLKLTPGRYEILAYYKELWQLDADNHEIVKTNPANFIVDGKPGEMWVLGYEKPADVDAARAMEDSFNGWAENTVTGEKVAAEKSELILKRGFLAPVTGEELSAPASNTVAPQAATAVAPAAAEAAAPAAAANYLDTLKAQWNQATPEERREFLQWIAE, via the coding sequence ATGCTGTCGTTACGACTGACCGCTGTCACCCTGTTCACCCTGCTGCTTTGCGCCTGTGCCCAGAGCCCCGTTGTCCAGCTCTACGACGGGCCTGCCCAGTCCGACAACAAGGTGGTCACCGTGCGCGTTCCCAGTGAACTGGAAGTGTTCACCATCAATGGCGAGGAAGTGGAAGGTGTGAATACCTTTTTCGCCACCGACTTCAAGGACCTGAAACTGACCCCGGGGCGTTATGAGATTCTCGCCTACTACAAGGAACTCTGGCAGCTGGATGCGGACAACCACGAGATCGTGAAGACCAATCCGGCCAATTTCATTGTGGATGGCAAGCCCGGAGAGATGTGGGTGCTGGGCTATGAAAAGCCCGCTGACGTGGACGCCGCCCGCGCCATGGAAGACAGCTTCAACGGCTGGGCTGAAAACACCGTCACCGGTGAAAAGGTGGCCGCAGAGAAATCCGAACTGATCCTCAAGCGCGGCTTTCTGGCCCCGGTAACCGGCGAAGAATTGAGCGCGCCTGCCAGCAACACCGTGGCACCCCAGGCTGCTACCGCAGTAGCACCCGCCGCCGCTGAAGCCGCCGCGCCCGCCGCTGCCGCCAACTACCTGGACACGCTCAAGGCTCAATGGAACCAGGCCACCCCGGAAGAGCGCCGCGAATTTCTGCAGTGGATAGCGGAGTAG
- a CDS encoding MBL fold metallo-hydrolase encodes MKYAILPVTQFQQNCSFLKCEATDKVAIVDPGGDLDKILDALKQVGGTPEKILVTHAHLDHVGAVAELAEKLDLPIEGPHREDQFWIDMLPQQAQMMGFPPSRPFTPTRWLEDGDSVTVGDTRFEVRHCPGHTPGHVVFYQPESKLVVVGDVLFNGSIGRTDFPKGDFDTLINAIKDKLLTLEDDVSFIPGHGPMSTIGHERANNPFVSGKHG; translated from the coding sequence ATGAAATACGCCATTCTTCCGGTCACCCAGTTCCAGCAGAACTGTTCCTTCCTGAAATGCGAAGCCACCGACAAGGTGGCCATCGTGGATCCGGGGGGCGATCTGGACAAGATCCTGGACGCTCTCAAGCAAGTGGGAGGCACACCAGAGAAAATTCTGGTGACCCATGCCCACCTGGATCATGTGGGCGCCGTGGCTGAACTGGCCGAGAAGCTGGACCTGCCCATCGAAGGCCCCCACCGGGAAGACCAGTTCTGGATCGACATGCTGCCCCAACAGGCGCAAATGATGGGCTTCCCCCCTTCACGACCGTTCACCCCCACCCGCTGGCTGGAAGACGGCGACAGCGTCACCGTGGGCGACACCCGGTTTGAAGTACGTCATTGCCCTGGCCACACCCCGGGCCATGTGGTCTTCTACCAGCCGGAAAGCAAGCTGGTGGTAGTGGGAGATGTGCTGTTCAATGGCTCCATTGGCCGCACCGATTTTCCAAAAGGGGATTTCGATACCCTGATCAACGCCATCAAGGATAAACTCCTCACCCTTGAGGATGATGTGTCCTTCATCCCCGGCCACGGCCCCATGTCCACCATTGGTCATGAACGGGCCAACAACCCTTTTGTCTCAGGTAAGCACGGTTAA
- a CDS encoding secondary thiamine-phosphate synthase enzyme YjbQ: protein MWIQKTLTLSAKRRGCHLVTREVLEQLPELAEVQVGLLHLFIQHTSASLTINENADPDVRGDLERHLNVMVPENAPYYEHTLEGPDDMPAHIKSVLIGPSLSLPITGGRLALGTWQGIYLCEHRDHGGARRVVATIQGE, encoded by the coding sequence ATGTGGATACAGAAAACCCTGACGCTCTCAGCAAAACGCCGTGGTTGCCATCTGGTGACCCGGGAAGTGCTGGAGCAGCTACCGGAACTTGCCGAGGTGCAGGTGGGGCTGTTGCACCTGTTTATCCAGCACACCTCCGCCTCCCTGACCATCAATGAAAATGCTGACCCGGACGTGCGTGGCGATCTGGAGCGTCATCTGAATGTGATGGTGCCGGAGAATGCTCCCTACTATGAGCATACCCTGGAAGGGCCGGACGACATGCCGGCGCATATCAAGAGCGTGCTGATCGGTCCGTCGTTAAGTCTTCCCATTACCGGTGGGCGTTTGGCGCTAGGCACCTGGCAGGGCATCTATCTCTGCGAGCACCGAGATCATGGCGGGGCGAGAAGGGTGGTGGCAACGATTCAGGGGGAGTAG
- the speE gene encoding polyamine aminopropyltransferase produces MSSTQDNWFYEHFDTAGTAFGLRLKQKLEEVQTEYQHIEMWETDSFGYLMTIDGATMLTTRDNFLYHEMMSHPVLFSHANPQRVVIIGGGDCGTLREVLRHPGVVKATQIDIDEMVTRYSEKYFPELCESNDDPRAELLFEDGVQYMRDCEDGSVDVIIVDSTDPVGPAEGLFKADFFRDCHRVLAEGGIIVQQSESPLLHSHTIIKDLHANMREAGFTSTQTLPFPQPVYPSGWWSCTMAGKNTDVSAFRETDATGKGFDTRYYSAAIHKGALVLPPFMQTAINK; encoded by the coding sequence ATGAGCAGCACCCAAGACAACTGGTTTTACGAGCACTTTGACACCGCTGGCACCGCCTTCGGCCTGCGTCTGAAGCAGAAGCTGGAAGAGGTACAGACCGAGTATCAGCACATCGAGATGTGGGAAACCGACAGCTTCGGCTATCTGATGACCATCGATGGCGCCACCATGCTCACCACCCGTGACAACTTTCTCTACCACGAGATGATGTCGCACCCGGTGCTGTTCAGCCATGCCAACCCCCAGCGGGTGGTGATCATTGGCGGGGGCGACTGCGGCACCCTGCGCGAAGTGCTGCGCCACCCCGGTGTGGTCAAGGCCACCCAGATCGACATCGACGAGATGGTGACCCGCTACTCCGAGAAATACTTCCCGGAGCTGTGCGAATCCAATGACGATCCCCGCGCCGAACTCCTGTTCGAAGACGGCGTGCAGTACATGCGCGACTGCGAAGACGGCAGCGTGGACGTGATCATCGTGGATTCCACCGACCCGGTGGGCCCGGCGGAGGGTCTGTTCAAGGCGGACTTCTTCCGTGATTGCCACCGCGTGCTGGCCGAAGGCGGCATCATCGTGCAACAGTCCGAGTCGCCGCTGCTGCACAGCCATACCATCATCAAGGATCTGCACGCCAACATGCGTGAAGCAGGTTTCACCAGCACCCAGACCCTGCCCTTCCCGCAGCCGGTGTACCCCAGCGGCTGGTGGAGCTGCACCATGGCAGGCAAAAACACGGACGTGAGCGCGTTCCGCGAAACCGACGCCACCGGCAAAGGCTTCGACACCCGCTACTACTCCGCCGCCATCCACAAGGGTGCGCTGGTGTTGCCGCCGTTTATGCAAACCGCCATCAACAAGTAA
- a CDS encoding mechanosensitive ion channel domain-containing protein — protein MDMEQIQPYLDKAIELGMTYLPKVVLAVITLIVGFWIIKRIGKGLGKVLGHQAIDTSLQKFLTSLVDVLLKILLLVAVAGMIGIETTSFIAMLGAIGLAVGLALQGSLGNLAGGVLILFFKPYRVGDIIEAQGHMGRVHDIQIFTTILVTYDNQRIVIPNGLMSNGCIKNIFCEPQRRVDIEFGISYGDSIQEARAAIQSVIDSDDRILTGDKFAPNIFVSAHADSSINMLTRVWVNSEDYWPVYFGLFEQVKYAFDKAGITIPFPQRDVHLFQQS, from the coding sequence ATGGACATGGAGCAAATTCAGCCTTACCTGGACAAGGCAATAGAACTGGGCATGACCTATCTGCCCAAGGTGGTGCTGGCGGTCATTACCCTGATTGTTGGCTTCTGGATCATCAAGCGCATCGGTAAGGGGTTGGGGAAAGTGCTTGGTCATCAGGCCATTGATACCTCACTGCAGAAGTTTCTCACCAGCCTGGTGGATGTGCTGCTGAAGATCCTGCTGTTGGTGGCGGTGGCCGGCATGATTGGTATCGAAACCACATCCTTTATCGCCATGCTCGGTGCTATCGGTCTGGCGGTGGGGCTGGCTCTGCAGGGTAGCCTGGGCAATCTGGCCGGCGGGGTGTTGATCCTGTTCTTCAAGCCTTATCGCGTGGGGGACATCATTGAGGCACAGGGGCACATGGGCAGGGTGCATGATATCCAGATCTTCACCACCATCCTGGTGACTTACGACAATCAACGCATCGTGATCCCCAACGGGCTCATGTCCAACGGCTGCATCAAGAACATCTTCTGTGAACCGCAGCGGCGGGTGGATATCGAGTTTGGCATCAGCTATGGGGACAGCATTCAGGAGGCGCGGGCGGCCATCCAGTCGGTGATCGACAGTGACGATCGTATCCTCACGGGTGACAAGTTCGCCCCCAATATCTTTGTCTCTGCCCACGCCGACAGCAGTATCAACATGCTGACCCGGGTATGGGTGAATTCGGAAGATTACTGGCCGGTGTACTTTGGTCTGTTCGAACAGGTGAAATACGCCTTCGACAAGGCCGGCATCACCATCCCGTTCCCGCAGCGGGATGTGCATTTGTTCCAGCAATCCTGA
- a CDS encoding SDR family NAD(P)-dependent oxidoreductase produces the protein MKLNGQTIVLTGASSGIGAEAAILMAKRGARLCLVARREEHLREVQQRVEAEGAYAAIYPCDLSDNDAIEACAARILAEQPQIDALVNNAAHSIRRPIEQSLDRLHDFQRTVQLNYIGAVAMTLKLLPRFLEQGHGHVVNISSLSTQIPIPLFSAYLASKSALESFTRSLQAEMGHQGITTTVVYFPMVRTPMSSRTAIYKYMPMMNVKKAAGWIVEACEKRPARISRPMGRLGSVLLAAAPGPITKLPQPLFRGMDQLLASRLKKKG, from the coding sequence ATGAAACTCAACGGCCAGACCATTGTACTGACTGGTGCCTCCAGTGGCATCGGTGCGGAAGCCGCCATCCTGATGGCAAAGCGTGGCGCCAGGCTCTGTCTGGTGGCACGGCGGGAAGAACACCTGCGAGAGGTGCAACAACGGGTGGAAGCCGAGGGCGCCTACGCCGCCATCTACCCCTGTGACCTGAGCGACAACGACGCCATTGAAGCCTGCGCAGCCCGGATTCTGGCCGAGCAGCCACAGATTGACGCCCTGGTGAATAACGCCGCCCATTCCATTCGCCGCCCCATCGAACAATCCCTGGATCGGCTGCATGATTTCCAGCGTACCGTACAGCTCAACTATATCGGCGCGGTGGCGATGACCCTGAAACTGTTGCCCCGTTTTCTGGAGCAGGGGCATGGGCATGTGGTGAATATCTCCAGCCTGTCCACCCAGATCCCCATCCCTTTGTTCTCCGCCTACCTGGCCAGCAAGAGCGCTCTGGAATCCTTCACCCGCTCCCTGCAGGCGGAAATGGGCCATCAGGGTATCACCACCACGGTGGTGTATTTCCCCATGGTGCGTACGCCCATGTCATCGCGTACGGCGATCTACAAGTACATGCCCATGATGAACGTAAAGAAAGCCGCCGGCTGGATCGTGGAAGCCTGTGAGAAACGCCCGGCAAGAATCTCCCGCCCCATGGGTCGCCTGGGCAGCGTCCTCCTCGCCGCCGCCCCCGGGCCCATTACCAAACTGCCCCAACCCCTGTTCCGGGGCATGGATCAGTTGCTGGCAAGCCGGCTGAAGAAGAAGGGATAG
- the speA gene encoding biosynthetic arginine decarboxylase: protein MTDSSSVPASEIYNVDRWGDSYFRIDQGGELCVRPNGEQGGEATLEAVLEACRSAGLRAPVLARFSGILRQRVKQLAGAFREAIDGQSYQGQYTPVYPIKVNQQRRVVHEIIRAREDGERIGLEAGSKPELLAVLALSRPGDTIVCNGYKDAEYLRLALMGEKLGCHVHIVVEKMSELPALLSIADELGVSPRIGLRVRLMSISKGNWQNTGGEKSKFGLSAPQLMSAIEHCRQAGRLDCVKLLHFHLGSQVANIQDIKAGMREAARYYAEMRALGAAVETVDVGGGLGVDYEGTHSRSYCSMNYGVADYARHIVQTLQQQCQQRGLPEPHIISESGRALTAHHAVLLVNITDQESQSSVTVAAPVDSDAAELHLLWGLQQQLQGDNAGNLLERFPEVVGAWQDIHQRYLAGDLDLDTRARGEQLYTNCLLALRARLNPLRKQQRELLDNLNETLADKLFVNFSVFQSVPDVWGINQVFPVLPLSGLNKPVTRRAVLQDITCDSDGRIDQFVDGEGVESSLPLPDDINGHLGIFMVGAYQEILGDMHNLFGDTDSVDVDVTADGQIVLDHAIQGDTVSSVLRYVNYDPERLLETLEQNCRQAHLSAEEQDGFIELVRDGLAGYTYLE, encoded by the coding sequence ATGACCGATTCCAGCTCCGTACCGGCCAGCGAGATCTACAATGTGGACCGCTGGGGTGACAGCTATTTCCGCATCGATCAGGGCGGCGAGTTGTGTGTGCGACCCAATGGTGAACAGGGCGGCGAAGCCACTCTGGAGGCCGTGCTGGAGGCCTGCCGGTCGGCCGGCTTGCGGGCGCCGGTGCTGGCACGCTTTTCCGGCATCCTGCGTCAGCGCGTGAAGCAGCTGGCCGGGGCCTTCCGTGAGGCTATCGATGGCCAGAGCTATCAGGGGCAGTACACCCCGGTCTATCCGATCAAGGTGAATCAGCAACGCCGCGTGGTACACGAGATTATTCGTGCCCGAGAGGATGGCGAGCGCATCGGTCTGGAAGCCGGCTCCAAGCCGGAGCTATTGGCGGTGCTGGCGCTGTCCAGGCCCGGCGATACCATCGTCTGCAATGGCTACAAGGATGCCGAATACCTGCGCCTGGCGCTGATGGGCGAGAAACTGGGCTGCCATGTGCATATCGTGGTAGAGAAGATGTCCGAGCTGCCGGCGTTGCTAAGCATTGCCGATGAGCTGGGTGTGTCCCCGCGTATTGGTCTGCGCGTGCGGTTGATGAGCATCAGCAAGGGCAACTGGCAGAACACCGGCGGCGAGAAGTCCAAGTTCGGACTGAGTGCACCGCAGCTGATGAGCGCCATCGAACATTGCCGCCAGGCGGGCCGGCTGGACTGTGTGAAGTTGCTGCATTTCCATCTGGGCTCCCAGGTGGCCAACATTCAGGATATCAAGGCGGGTATGCGTGAAGCGGCCCGTTACTATGCCGAAATGCGCGCCCTTGGCGCGGCGGTGGAAACCGTGGACGTGGGTGGCGGCCTGGGAGTGGATTATGAAGGTACCCATTCACGGTCCTACTGCTCCATGAACTATGGGGTGGCGGACTATGCCCGGCATATCGTGCAGACCCTGCAGCAGCAGTGTCAGCAGCGTGGATTGCCCGAGCCGCACATCATTTCTGAATCCGGCCGTGCGCTGACGGCTCACCATGCGGTGTTGCTGGTCAATATCACCGATCAGGAATCCCAGTCGTCGGTGACAGTTGCTGCTCCTGTCGACAGTGATGCTGCCGAGCTGCATCTGCTTTGGGGGCTGCAGCAGCAGTTGCAGGGCGACAATGCCGGCAATCTGTTGGAGCGTTTCCCTGAAGTAGTGGGTGCCTGGCAGGATATCCATCAGCGTTACCTGGCAGGGGATCTGGATCTGGATACCCGGGCCCGCGGTGAGCAGCTCTATACCAATTGTCTGTTGGCGTTGCGTGCCCGGCTCAACCCGCTGCGCAAGCAGCAACGGGAGCTGCTGGATAACCTGAATGAAACCCTGGCGGACAAGTTGTTCGTGAACTTTTCCGTGTTCCAGTCTGTGCCGGATGTGTGGGGCATCAACCAGGTGTTCCCGGTTCTGCCTTTGTCCGGCCTCAACAAGCCGGTGACCCGTCGGGCGGTACTGCAGGACATTACCTGTGATTCCGATGGTCGCATCGATCAGTTTGTGGATGGGGAAGGGGTGGAGTCGTCCCTGCCGCTGCCGGATGACATCAACGGTCATCTGGGGATTTTCATGGTGGGTGCCTACCAGGAAATTCTTGGTGACATGCACAACCTGTTTGGCGATACCGACTCGGTGGATGTGGATGTCACCGCGGACGGCCAGATCGTCCTGGATCATGCCATTCAGGGCGACACGGTGAGCTCGGTGCTGCGCTATGTGAACTATGATCCTGAACGTCTGCTGGAGACCCTGGAGCAAAACTGTCGTCAGGCGCATTTGAGCGCGGAAGAGCAGGATGGCTTCATCGAACTGGTAAGGGATGGGCTGGCAGGGTATACCTATCTGGAATGA